The proteins below come from a single Rosa rugosa chromosome 2, drRosRugo1.1, whole genome shotgun sequence genomic window:
- the LOC133727753 gene encoding exosome complex component RRP41-like, with protein MAGATPTTYSPSPTTRKTKSLIFRNDDVDWVRTDGRDFHQCRPAFFKIGAVNAAAGSAYAEFGNTKVIVSVFGPRESKKAMLYSDIGRLNCNVSYTTFATPVRGQGSDHKEFSSMLHKALEGAIILETFPKTTVDVFALVLESGGSDLPVVISCASLALADAGIMMYDLVASVSVSCLGKNLVIDPVLEEESYQDGSLMLTCMPSRYEVTQLTITGEWSTPKLNEGMQICLDACAKLATIMRECLKGPDSALEE; from the exons ATGGCTGGAGCAACTCCGACCACTTACTCGCCGTCCCCTACAACCCGCAAGACCAAATCACTCATCTTTCGAAACGACGACGTCGATTGGGTCCGAACCGATGGCCGTGATTTCCACCAATGCAGACCTGCCT TTTTCAAGATTGGTGCTGTAAATGCTGCTGCAGGATCAGCATATGCAGAATTTGGAAATACCAAGGTCATTGTTTCTGT ATTTGGGCCAAGAGAGAGTAAGAAGGCAATGTTGTACAGTGATATCGGCCGGTTGAATTGTAATGTTAGCTATACAACTTTTGCCACTCCAGTTCGTGGACAG GGGTCAGACCACAAAGAGTTTTCTTCAATGCTTCATAAAGCTTTGGAGGGTGCAATAATATTGGAAACTTTCCCCAAGACTACAGTGGATGTTTTTGCATTGGTGTTGGAATCTGGGGGCA GTGATCTTCCCGTAGTAATATCATGTGCTAGCCTTGCTTTAGCAGATGCAGGGATAATGATGTATGACCTTGTTGCCTCAGTCTCTGTG TCTTGTCTCGGAAAGAACCTTGTTATTGATCCTGTTCTGGAGGAGGAAAGCTACCAAGATGGAAGCTTAATGCTTACTTGTATGCCTTCACGCTATGAGGTCACTCAGCTAACCATAACAGGGGAATGGTCAACCCCAAAACTTAACGAG GGAATGCAGATATGCCTGGATGCCTGTGCAAAGCTTGCAACAATCATGAGGGAATGCTTGAAAGGACCTGATTCGGCTTTGGAAGAATAG
- the LOC133732264 gene encoding uncharacterized protein LOC133732264 isoform X3: MAGPDASCVDEICQGDEMVSKGVRNLAIFFETLGASSPGTYTYTPVDFSSKFRGPVAGGGPSMDKAVPCNECSKEHPPYSYCPYAPCHICYKVHHPSYCPYFDHIPQGATFHQGYEIICGCGNEFNEDKWVCTSCGGSRAVLKVKCCSICNSVKQHGAYECPKDKVLAAKYKLVRDKRRSVVPNRIPYDTVCIPKSSSEKIYVPTPPPGWVCGHMKEGS, from the exons ATGGCTGGACCCGACGCAAGCTGTGTGGATGAGATCTGCCAGGGAGATGAAATGGTTTCAAAAGGCGTAAGAAACCTAGCCATCTTCTTTGAGACTCTCGGCGCCTCTTCTCCGG GCACCTATACCTATACTCCTGTCGACTTCAGTTCCAAGTTCAGAGGACCAGTGGCTGGTGGAGGCCCTTCAATGGACAAAGCAGTGCCTTGCAATGAGTGTTCTAAGGAGCACCCTCCTTATTCTTATTGCCCTTACGCGCCTTGTCATATTTGTTATAAGGTTCACCACCCTAGTTATTGCCCTTACTTCGACCATATCCCACAGGGTGCAACTTTTCACCAGGGCTATGAAATAATTTGTGGATGTGGTAATGAATTTAATGAGGATAAGTGGGTTTGTACCTCTTGTGGTGGGAGCAGAGCAGTGCTTAAGGTCAAGTGTTGTTCCATTTGTAATAGCGTGAAACAGCATGGCGCATATGAATGCCCGAAGGACAAGGTTCTTGCTGCCAAGTATAAATTGGTCAGAGACAAGAGGCGTTCAGTTGTGCCGAATAGGATTCCCTATGACACTGTTTgtattccaaaatcatcatcagaAAAGATCTATGTTCCAACTCCTCCTCCTGGGTGGGTTTGTGGACACATGAAAGAAGGCTCGTAG
- the LOC133732264 gene encoding uncharacterized protein LOC133732264 isoform X2 produces the protein MAGPDASCVDEICQGDEMVSKGVRNLAIFFETLGASSPDTRKQFSSRARAPSSKTSNRKGCGGSAGSGTYTYTPVDFSSKFRGPVAGGGPSMDKAVPCNECSKEHPPYSYCPYAPCHICYKVHHPSYCPYFDHIPQGATFHQGYEIICGCGNEFNEDKWVCTSCGGSRAVLKVKCCSICNSVKQHGAYECPKDKVLAAKYKLVRDKRRSVVPNRIPYDTVCIPKSSSEKIYVPTPPPGWVCGHMKEGS, from the exons ATGGCTGGACCCGACGCAAGCTGTGTGGATGAGATCTGCCAGGGAGATGAAATGGTTTCAAAAGGCGTAAGAAACCTAGCCATCTTCTTTGAGACTCTCGGCGCCTCTTCTCCGG ATACAAGGAAACAGTTCAGTTCCAGGGCCCGGGCACCTAGTTCTAAAACCAGCAATCGAAAAGGTTGCGGAGGATCCGCTGGTTCAG GCACCTATACCTATACTCCTGTCGACTTCAGTTCCAAGTTCAGAGGACCAGTGGCTGGTGGAGGCCCTTCAATGGACAAAGCAGTGCCTTGCAATGAGTGTTCTAAGGAGCACCCTCCTTATTCTTATTGCCCTTACGCGCCTTGTCATATTTGTTATAAGGTTCACCACCCTAGTTATTGCCCTTACTTCGACCATATCCCACAGGGTGCAACTTTTCACCAGGGCTATGAAATAATTTGTGGATGTGGTAATGAATTTAATGAGGATAAGTGGGTTTGTACCTCTTGTGGTGGGAGCAGAGCAGTGCTTAAGGTCAAGTGTTGTTCCATTTGTAATAGCGTGAAACAGCATGGCGCATATGAATGCCCGAAGGACAAGGTTCTTGCTGCCAAGTATAAATTGGTCAGAGACAAGAGGCGTTCAGTTGTGCCGAATAGGATTCCCTATGACACTGTTTgtattccaaaatcatcatcagaAAAGATCTATGTTCCAACTCCTCCTCCTGGGTGGGTTTGTGGACACATGAAAGAAGGCTCGTAG
- the LOC133732264 gene encoding uncharacterized protein LOC133732264 isoform X1, which yields MAGPDASCVDEICQGDEMVSKGVRNLAIFFETLGASSPDTRKQFSSRARAPSSKTSNRKGCGGSAGSGFALGTYTYTPVDFSSKFRGPVAGGGPSMDKAVPCNECSKEHPPYSYCPYAPCHICYKVHHPSYCPYFDHIPQGATFHQGYEIICGCGNEFNEDKWVCTSCGGSRAVLKVKCCSICNSVKQHGAYECPKDKVLAAKYKLVRDKRRSVVPNRIPYDTVCIPKSSSEKIYVPTPPPGWVCGHMKEGS from the exons ATGGCTGGACCCGACGCAAGCTGTGTGGATGAGATCTGCCAGGGAGATGAAATGGTTTCAAAAGGCGTAAGAAACCTAGCCATCTTCTTTGAGACTCTCGGCGCCTCTTCTCCGG ATACAAGGAAACAGTTCAGTTCCAGGGCCCGGGCACCTAGTTCTAAAACCAGCAATCGAAAAGGTTGCGGAGGATCCGCTGGTTCAGGTTTTGCCTTAG GCACCTATACCTATACTCCTGTCGACTTCAGTTCCAAGTTCAGAGGACCAGTGGCTGGTGGAGGCCCTTCAATGGACAAAGCAGTGCCTTGCAATGAGTGTTCTAAGGAGCACCCTCCTTATTCTTATTGCCCTTACGCGCCTTGTCATATTTGTTATAAGGTTCACCACCCTAGTTATTGCCCTTACTTCGACCATATCCCACAGGGTGCAACTTTTCACCAGGGCTATGAAATAATTTGTGGATGTGGTAATGAATTTAATGAGGATAAGTGGGTTTGTACCTCTTGTGGTGGGAGCAGAGCAGTGCTTAAGGTCAAGTGTTGTTCCATTTGTAATAGCGTGAAACAGCATGGCGCATATGAATGCCCGAAGGACAAGGTTCTTGCTGCCAAGTATAAATTGGTCAGAGACAAGAGGCGTTCAGTTGTGCCGAATAGGATTCCCTATGACACTGTTTgtattccaaaatcatcatcagaAAAGATCTATGTTCCAACTCCTCCTCCTGGGTGGGTTTGTGGACACATGAAAGAAGGCTCGTAG